One part of the Aurantibacillus circumpalustris genome encodes these proteins:
- the sprA gene encoding T9SS outer membrane translocon Sov/SprA codes for MRANGLINFVLITSATACLFGVVTKTDSKQTGDFSYLPSKRVLPIDTPDVDDPDSELLYKFKNNNGTPPMLDPKSKLYLEDPQNIKKEVEYDPKSGNYIVKQKIGDQNYRPETYMNLKEYQEYMYRKQMNEYWRSRVAADELNNQPRKGILPKLQVNSELFDRIFGGNTVDIKPTGTAELIFGLNTNKNRNPSIPQKQQSVTNFDFNMRIQLNLIGKIGDKLKITTNYNTEASFDWENQVKVDYTGYEDEIIKKIEAGNVTLPLNSSLISGSQTLFGFKTTLQFGKLTATTVFSQQKGKKQEITVQGGAQTQAFSISADNYEQNKHFYLGHYFRKNYDAWMSTLPIIQTPIIITKVEVYVLSNNGNSEQTRNIVAFEDLGESSENIFHELTDPVGIVPANMALKNTTSETIPSNTVNTLYGILTGAPGGAPGVLSTRSLSEVSVLSGTTLAKNDNDPNLSYMSEGRDYVKIQNARRLNTSEFTFNSRTGYISLNQQLNNDQALAVSYQFTQNGKTYQVGEFSEQVPDNTQLLICKLLKTNAVSVKHPMWRLMMKNVYTLGAYNLNPQDFKLDVYYNNIETGVDMPYLPYGKNINGKQLIRVLQCDKLNVNGDKGSDGVYDFISGYTISQQNGRAYFPTEEPFGRSLIDTTGDASSQGAENKFVMEDFPAANKYIFTELYDSTKTAASFIQNKNRFKIKGTYRSSSGSEIALNALNIPEGAVIVTANGIALQENADYTVDYTLGRVKIINEGILNSGATVKVSLESNSLFSVQQKSLWGTRLDYKAGRNLTLGGTFLRFSERPITQKVTIGDEPVSNIVAGLDFNYKTDAPFLTRLLDKLPFYSTKEMSTISARGEFAKLFPGNAKAISKNGGNSYIDDFEGSVSVIDVKGATSWFLASIPQNIPGVFPESRETYANTLLPGINRARFSWYNVDAMFTRDQGGTTPGYYSSKKLFSNNMWRQVFETELFPGKTPPNGQQVVMQLLDLAYYPSERGPYNYDILPTNFSKGINNDGSLKNPQDRWGGIMRKLETNDFQAANVEYIQFWMMDPFNEDYNKETDPEFDPAKPPSGDLYINLGNISEDIVRDGKMSYENGIPGKSEYSRGLTVESTKLADAPVLAPVVNQFSQDNSDRLLQDVGYDGLNDEKERERFAQAVKDMETGGFNPDAVSTFTSDPSSDRYHFFRGDDYDAENVQANTLKRYSKYNNPEGNSPTEEQYKSQNNAGYSTAYTNASPNIEDINRDNTLNTLENYYQYKVRISPTDVSPLRVGTNFIVDAFDGSADFSGVTKTVKWYQFKIPISQFESNVGGIEGFNSIRFMRVYMKGFARPVLLRLARFELVRSDWRRYQYDLKQPGEYIAHDDNSTAFDVSAVSLQENSTKVPVNYVMPPEIDQQQNVQTTNLVLLNEQSLSMRTCDLKDGDSRAVFKNVDLDTRMFQNIKMNVHAEAMNGIPLNDGDLNLFFRVGTDYNNNFYEYEVPLKLTPKGVYNANNVDSRAQVWLKANEVNFNFDEISLVKQKRNEKYGYFSELNNLTTPFPVDMGGYTITIVGNPNLGTVKSVMVGIRNPRTPDKLAHCAEVWINELRLTDFNNKGGYATTGQIQAKLADLGVVSLAGTYKTPFWGSVESKINERSKETNLNWDVSTSVNAGKFLPDKWKVSLPIFYNYGQTKITPLFNPLDPDVRMAALDDVDGISESLRDSVRNQTIDYTERKGFNVTNFRIDGLKRPKAKPRPWDISNFSATYAFNEIFRRNVNVEYNYIRQYRGNLQYSYSIRNPLTLKPFTKVKLFQNKWFALIKDFSLQLVPNNFGTSIDVNRNYTSLKNRDITGFYAGSDIFENPALINKNFTMTRNYNFVWAFNKSLKFDYTASNDGRILEPPGERLTKANKNTVSKTFFNGLKDVNGRDSVRSFGENVSFRQQMNLNVDVPINKIPLFDFMKINYRFGGTYTWARRPFAANDSIGNTIQNTRSNNFTGQFNMVQLYNKIPYFRRVNNPGSAGGPQLKGVSANLAKADDVSKKPAAPKDSNFKAIGEFLARTVMMLKSISVTGAFQGGQGLPNFLPTSQFGGMDFGPGGNAAPGFLFTTGMYDDKIRERSIENKWLSTYRGQTTPYTETESKTYSYKAIVEPHSSLKIELNGNYSLSKTKSSYILYNPDSLTAKDYIQGYKLNSSPNETGNFNISTLTFFNSFKDGGSLINSKLFDEFRLTRRDVANELGRANDNYQTSVINYTATTATGTVPASYVDGYTDNQQDVLLGAFYRTYTGRNIKNYSTTNIFPTVPLPNWTVSWDGLGKIKQVKKIFTGITLRHAYKSTYSINGFSNNLYFREDGRQIERMPVSQTSGTTSINSNFVPKYTIGSVTMSERYEPLLKFDFRFHNPKWSANLETRRDKTTTLNLTAFQIIETKGQEYIIGGAYTIPKLRLKNLKIQGKVLESSVNIRLDLSFRKNISVIRQVETGLSTPTGGTNIITLRSSADYQLTQNVTLRLFYDWVRTTPQTSASFPTSSTNFGFSLRITFQ; via the coding sequence GTGAGAGCCAACGGACTTATAAATTTTGTATTAATTACCAGTGCTACTGCGTGTCTTTTTGGTGTAGTGACTAAAACAGATTCTAAGCAGACCGGTGATTTTTCCTATTTGCCTTCTAAACGTGTGCTTCCAATTGACACGCCAGATGTAGACGATCCGGATTCTGAATTACTTTATAAGTTTAAAAATAACAACGGAACGCCTCCAATGTTAGATCCTAAATCTAAGTTATATCTTGAAGATCCACAGAATATTAAGAAGGAAGTGGAGTACGATCCTAAATCTGGAAATTATATTGTAAAACAAAAAATTGGAGATCAAAATTATCGCCCTGAAACATACATGAATCTTAAGGAATACCAAGAGTACATGTATCGGAAGCAAATGAATGAATACTGGCGCTCGCGGGTGGCAGCTGACGAACTAAACAATCAGCCACGTAAAGGTATTCTTCCCAAACTTCAGGTAAATAGCGAATTGTTCGATCGTATTTTTGGTGGTAACACCGTTGATATTAAGCCAACTGGTACCGCAGAATTAATTTTTGGTTTAAACACAAATAAAAACCGCAACCCTTCCATTCCGCAAAAACAACAAAGTGTCACGAATTTCGATTTTAACATGCGTATTCAATTAAACCTTATTGGTAAAATTGGAGACAAGTTGAAAATTACGACTAACTACAACACAGAAGCATCGTTTGATTGGGAAAATCAGGTAAAAGTAGATTATACAGGATATGAAGATGAGATTATTAAAAAAATTGAAGCGGGAAATGTTACCTTGCCACTTAACAGTTCATTAATTTCAGGTAGTCAAACATTATTTGGATTTAAAACTACTTTACAATTTGGAAAACTAACCGCTACTACTGTTTTTTCGCAACAAAAAGGTAAAAAACAAGAAATTACTGTTCAAGGAGGAGCCCAAACGCAGGCCTTTTCAATTAGCGCTGATAATTACGAGCAAAATAAACATTTTTATTTGGGCCATTATTTCAGGAAGAATTACGATGCCTGGATGTCTACTCTACCAATCATCCAAACTCCGATTATTATTACAAAAGTGGAGGTTTATGTATTGAGTAATAATGGAAATTCTGAGCAAACAAGAAACATTGTTGCTTTTGAAGACCTTGGTGAAAGTAGCGAAAATATTTTCCATGAACTTACTGATCCCGTTGGAATAGTGCCGGCAAATATGGCCCTAAAAAACACTACTTCAGAAACAATCCCAAGTAACACGGTTAATACATTGTACGGCATTTTGACAGGGGCACCTGGTGGTGCTCCAGGAGTATTATCGACGCGATCGCTTTCAGAAGTTTCTGTCTTGTCTGGTACAACTTTGGCAAAGAATGACAATGATCCTAATTTATCCTACATGTCTGAAGGACGGGATTATGTAAAAATACAAAATGCAAGAAGATTAAATACTTCTGAATTTACTTTTAATTCTCGAACTGGTTACATTTCTTTAAATCAGCAATTAAACAACGATCAAGCACTTGCGGTATCTTATCAATTTACACAGAATGGTAAAACCTATCAGGTTGGTGAGTTTAGCGAACAAGTGCCAGATAATACGCAATTACTGATATGTAAATTACTTAAAACAAATGCAGTAAGTGTGAAACATCCCATGTGGCGACTCATGATGAAGAATGTATATACATTAGGTGCTTATAACTTGAATCCGCAAGATTTTAAGTTAGATGTGTATTACAATAATATCGAAACAGGCGTGGATATGCCTTATCTTCCTTACGGTAAAAACATAAATGGAAAACAGTTAATTCGTGTTTTACAATGTGATAAATTAAATGTAAATGGCGATAAAGGTAGCGATGGTGTTTATGATTTTATCTCAGGCTACACAATATCTCAACAGAATGGCCGCGCTTATTTTCCAACAGAAGAACCTTTTGGAAGAAGTTTAATAGATACTACCGGTGATGCAAGTTCTCAGGGCGCCGAAAACAAGTTTGTTATGGAAGATTTTCCAGCTGCAAACAAGTATATTTTTACTGAATTGTATGACTCCACTAAAACAGCAGCCAGCTTCATTCAAAACAAAAATCGTTTTAAAATAAAAGGTACCTACCGATCTTCTTCTGGATCCGAAATCGCATTGAATGCTTTAAATATTCCTGAAGGTGCAGTAATTGTTACTGCCAACGGAATAGCACTTCAAGAAAACGCTGATTACACAGTTGACTATACGCTTGGTCGTGTAAAGATTATCAACGAAGGAATTTTAAATTCGGGTGCAACTGTAAAAGTTTCTCTTGAAAGTAATTCCCTTTTCAGTGTACAACAAAAAAGCTTGTGGGGTACCAGACTTGATTATAAAGCCGGCAGAAATCTTACACTAGGAGGAACGTTTTTAAGATTTAGTGAACGACCTATTACTCAAAAAGTCACCATTGGTGATGAACCGGTAAGTAACATCGTTGCAGGACTGGATTTTAATTACAAAACAGATGCGCCTTTCTTAACACGTTTATTAGATAAACTTCCTTTTTATAGTACCAAAGAAATGAGTACCATTTCTGCAAGAGGTGAATTTGCTAAGTTATTTCCTGGCAATGCAAAAGCAATCAGTAAAAATGGAGGAAACTCCTATATCGATGACTTTGAGGGATCTGTATCGGTTATTGACGTGAAAGGAGCAACAAGCTGGTTCTTAGCAAGTATTCCTCAAAACATTCCGGGTGTTTTTCCAGAATCAAGGGAAACATATGCCAACACATTGCTTCCAGGCATTAATCGTGCACGTTTTAGTTGGTACAATGTAGATGCTATGTTTACGCGTGATCAAGGCGGAACGACACCAGGTTATTATAGCAGCAAAAAATTATTTTCAAACAATATGTGGAGACAGGTTTTTGAAACGGAACTATTTCCGGGTAAAACACCTCCTAATGGTCAGCAAGTTGTTATGCAACTACTCGATCTCGCCTACTACCCATCTGAACGCGGACCATATAATTACGACATTCTGCCAACCAATTTTTCAAAAGGAATTAATAATGATGGCTCGCTTAAAAACCCTCAGGATCGTTGGGGTGGCATCATGCGAAAACTCGAAACGAATGATTTTCAGGCTGCAAACGTTGAATACATTCAGTTTTGGATGATGGATCCATTTAATGAGGATTATAATAAAGAAACGGATCCGGAGTTTGATCCAGCGAAACCACCAAGTGGTGATTTATATATCAATCTTGGAAACATTTCGGAAGACATTGTACGCGATGGTAAAATGTCTTATGAAAATGGAATTCCCGGAAAATCAGAATACTCTAGGGGCTTAACAGTTGAATCAACAAAGCTTGCCGATGCACCCGTTTTAGCTCCAGTGGTTAATCAATTTTCACAAGATAATAGTGATAGACTTCTGCAAGATGTTGGTTACGATGGATTAAACGATGAAAAAGAAAGGGAACGTTTTGCGCAAGCGGTGAAGGATATGGAAACTGGCGGATTTAACCCCGATGCCGTAAGCACCTTTACATCTGATCCATCATCTGACAGGTATCATTTTTTTAGAGGGGATGATTATGATGCTGAGAATGTGCAAGCAAATACCTTAAAACGGTATTCTAAATACAACAATCCTGAAGGGAATTCCCCAACAGAAGAGCAATACAAAAGCCAGAATAACGCAGGTTATTCAACAGCTTACACAAATGCTTCTCCTAATATTGAAGACATCAACAGAGATAACACATTAAACACTCTTGAAAATTATTATCAATATAAAGTTCGTATCAGCCCCACAGATGTTAGCCCTTTGCGCGTAGGTACTAATTTTATCGTAGACGCTTTTGATGGTTCAGCAGACTTTAGTGGCGTAACAAAAACAGTAAAATGGTACCAATTTAAAATTCCAATTTCGCAATTTGAAAGTAATGTGGGTGGCATTGAAGGATTTAATTCCATCCGTTTTATGCGTGTCTACATGAAAGGTTTTGCACGTCCTGTTTTATTAAGATTGGCTAGGTTTGAGCTAGTGCGTAGTGATTGGCGACGTTACCAATACGATTTAAAACAACCTGGCGAGTATATTGCTCACGACGATAATTCAACGGCATTTGATGTGTCGGCAGTTAGTTTGCAAGAGAATTCAACCAAAGTGCCAGTTAATTATGTAATGCCCCCTGAAATTGATCAACAGCAAAATGTTCAAACGACCAATCTTGTATTATTAAACGAACAATCACTCTCAATGCGTACATGTGATTTAAAGGATGGCGATAGTAGAGCTGTTTTTAAAAATGTGGATCTGGATACGCGTATGTTTCAAAATATAAAAATGAACGTACATGCCGAAGCGATGAATGGCATTCCTTTAAATGACGGCGACCTTAATTTGTTTTTTAGAGTGGGTACTGATTACAACAATAATTTTTATGAATACGAAGTTCCTTTAAAGCTAACCCCAAAGGGTGTTTATAATGCAAACAACGTTGATTCACGTGCTCAGGTGTGGCTTAAGGCAAACGAAGTGAATTTTAATTTTGATGAAATAAGTCTGGTAAAGCAAAAACGGAATGAGAAGTATGGATATTTTAGTGAACTGAATAATTTGACAACACCATTTCCTGTAGATATGGGTGGTTACACTATTACCATTGTTGGGAATCCAAATTTGGGAACTGTAAAGAGTGTCATGGTAGGAATAAGGAATCCTAGAACTCCTGATAAATTAGCCCACTGCGCTGAGGTGTGGATTAACGAATTACGTTTAACCGATTTTAATAATAAAGGTGGCTACGCTACAACTGGACAAATTCAAGCAAAGCTCGCAGACCTTGGAGTTGTTAGTCTTGCCGGAACCTACAAGACTCCATTTTGGGGAAGTGTAGAAAGTAAGATCAATGAACGGAGTAAAGAAACGAATCTTAATTGGGATGTAAGCACATCTGTGAATGCCGGTAAGTTTTTACCAGATAAATGGAAGGTAAGCTTACCCATATTTTACAACTACGGACAAACAAAAATAACTCCACTTTTTAATCCGCTCGACCCGGATGTGAGAATGGCCGCTTTGGATGATGTAGACGGCATATCTGAATCACTGAGAGACAGTGTTCGGAATCAAACAATAGACTATACCGAACGTAAAGGATTTAATGTAACGAATTTTAGGATTGATGGATTAAAGAGGCCTAAGGCAAAACCAAGGCCTTGGGATATCAGTAACTTTTCTGCAACTTATGCCTTTAATGAAATATTTAGAAGAAACGTAAATGTAGAATATAATTATATCAGGCAGTACCGCGGAAATTTGCAATACTCGTATAGTATAAGAAACCCTCTCACACTTAAACCATTTACAAAGGTGAAACTTTTTCAAAATAAATGGTTTGCATTAATAAAAGATTTTAGTTTGCAATTAGTTCCGAATAATTTTGGCACCTCCATTGATGTAAATCGTAATTACACATCCCTTAAGAATAGAGATATTACTGGCTTCTATGCTGGTTCTGACATTTTTGAAAACCCTGCTTTAATAAACAAAAATTTTACCATGACTCGAAATTACAATTTTGTATGGGCCTTTAACAAATCATTAAAATTTGATTATACAGCTTCGAACGATGGTCGTATACTAGAACCGCCAGGAGAGCGATTAACAAAGGCTAATAAAAATACAGTGTCGAAAACCTTTTTTAATGGGTTAAAGGATGTAAATGGAAGAGATTCGGTTAGAAGTTTTGGAGAAAATGTTTCGTTTAGACAACAAATGAATTTAAATGTGGATGTGCCTATAAATAAAATTCCATTATTTGATTTTATGAAAATAAACTATCGTTTTGGCGGCACATACACTTGGGCTAGAAGGCCTTTCGCTGCAAACGACAGTATAGGAAATACGATTCAAAACACTCGTTCAAATAACTTTACAGGCCAGTTTAATATGGTTCAATTGTACAACAAAATCCCATATTTTAGAAGAGTAAATAATCCTGGAAGTGCTGGAGGTCCTCAATTGAAGGGTGTAAGCGCAAATCTAGCGAAAGCAGATGACGTAAGTAAAAAACCAGCGGCACCAAAAGATTCTAATTTTAAAGCAATAGGTGAGTTTTTAGCGCGCACTGTTATGATGTTAAAGAGTATTTCAGTTACAGGTGCTTTTCAAGGCGGACAAGGCTTGCCAAACTTTTTACCGACTTCGCAATTTGGCGGGATGGATTTTGGGCCTGGTGGAAATGCCGCCCCCGGCTTCTTATTTACGACAGGCATGTATGACGACAAAATTCGTGAGCGAAGTATTGAAAATAAATGGTTGTCGACTTACAGAGGACAAACAACGCCGTATACCGAAACAGAATCTAAAACATACTCCTACAAAGCAATTGTTGAACCGCATTCAAGCTTGAAAATTGAATTGAATGGAAACTATTCCCTGTCAAAAACAAAATCGTCATATATTTTATACAACCCAGATAGTTTAACAGCTAAGGATTATATTCAAGGATATAAACTTAACTCAAGTCCGAACGAGACAGGTAATTTCAATATCTCTACCTTGACCTTTTTTAATTCGTTTAAAGATGGCGGAAGCCTTATAAATTCAAAATTATTTGACGAGTTTAGGCTAACGCGACGCGACGTGGCAAATGAATTAGGAAGGGCGAATGACAATTACCAAACAAGCGTTATTAATTATACTGCCACTACTGCTACTGGAACTGTTCCAGCTAGCTACGTAGATGGCTATACCGACAATCAACAGGACGTTTTACTCGGGGCTTTTTATCGAACTTATACAGGAAGAAACATTAAAAATTACAGCACAACAAATATATTTCCAACTGTCCCTCTACCAAACTGGACGGTCAGTTGGGATGGTCTTGGTAAGATAAAGCAAGTTAAAAAAATATTCACGGGCATAACGCTGCGACATGCCTATAAGAGTACATATAGTATTAACGGTTTTTCAAATAACTTATATTTTCGTGAAGATGGAAGGCAAATTGAACGAATGCCTGTAAGTCAAACCTCAGGAACAACTTCGATAAATTCAAACTTTGTGCCTAAGTATACAATTGGTTCTGTTACCATGAGCGAGCGTTATGAGCCTCTACTTAAATTTGATTTTAGATTTCATAACCCTAAATGGTCTGCAAATCTTGAAACACGTCGTGATAAAACAACTACGCTTAATTTAACCGCCTTTCAAATCATCGAAACAAAAGGACAAGAATACATTATTGGCGGTGCTTACACGATTCCAAAGCTTCGGTTGAAAAATCTAAAAATACAAGGTAAAGTGTTAGAAAGTAGTGTAAACATTAGACTTGACCTAAGCTTCCGAAAGAACATTTCGGTAATACGACAAGTTGAAACTGGATTAAGTACACCTACAGGTGGTACAAACATCATTACACTGCGTTCATCAGCCGATTACCAATTAACACAGAACGTTACGTTAAGATTGTTTTATGATTGGGTTCGCACCACACCTCAAACTTCGGCGTCTTTTCCAACTTCCAGTACTAACTTCGGTTTCAGTCTAAGGATAACCTTCCAATAA
- the ruvA gene encoding Holliday junction branch migration protein RuvA — MSLITYIKGRVTSKNPAFMIIEASGIGYGLYVSLQTYSKIGDQTEAQLFIESVYIRDDNPRYYGFADEEERELFRKLISVSGVGGSSALLMLSSMSAGEIAGAINTANVTLLKSIKGIGDKTAQRIVVDLKGKMGKHEGGISQILTTSYNKNRDEALMALVTLGFPKIAAERALEKAIKQQGTGTDNVELLIKAALKNF; from the coding sequence ATGTCACTCATTACATACATTAAAGGCCGTGTAACTTCTAAAAATCCGGCTTTTATGATTATCGAAGCAAGTGGAATCGGCTATGGTCTCTACGTTTCGCTTCAAACATATTCTAAAATTGGCGATCAAACCGAAGCGCAATTATTTATTGAAAGCGTGTACATTCGTGACGACAATCCGCGCTATTATGGCTTTGCCGATGAAGAAGAGCGGGAGTTGTTTCGTAAACTTATTTCGGTGAGCGGGGTAGGAGGTTCTAGTGCCCTATTAATGCTCTCGAGCATGAGTGCTGGTGAAATAGCAGGAGCCATTAACACAGCCAATGTAACTCTATTAAAAAGCATTAAGGGTATTGGTGATAAAACTGCTCAAAGAATCGTTGTTGACTTAAAGGGAAAAATGGGTAAACATGAAGGAGGAATCTCACAGATTTTAACAACTTCTTACAATAAAAACAGAGATGAGGCGTTAATGGCTTTGGTCACGTTGGGTTTTCCTAAAATTGCAGCAGAAAGAGCACTTGAAAAAGCGATAAAGCAGCAAGGAACAGGAACTGACAATGTGGAATTATTAATTAAAGCAGCGTTAAAGAACTTTTAG
- a CDS encoding NADP-dependent malic enzyme, with the protein MAKFRREDALDYHSQGRPGKIEVIPTKPYSTQRDLTLAYSPGVAEPCLEIEKNPEDAYKYTAKGNLVAVISNGTAVLGLGNIGALASKPVMEGKGLLFKIFADIDVFDIEIDTTNIDEFVNTVKNIAPTFGGINLEDIKAPECFEIERRLKELLDIPLMHDDQHGTAIISAAGMLNAVEISGKKMSSIKVVINGAGASANSCAKMYIAVGVKKENILMLDSKGVLHKGRKDLDQYKSFFAAEKTDKNTLEEAIKGADVFVGLSKGNILNQDMVRSMNKNCVVFALANPTPEISYEEAIAARKDIIVATGRSDNPNQVNNVLGFPFIFRGAMDVRATTINEEMKLAATLAIAALAKEPVPDYVNLAYGSKNLSFGADYIIPKPIDNRLISAVSSAVAKAAIESGVAKLKITDWDAYRLELENRLGKDNKLMRSLADKAKSNPKRIVFSEADNYKILKAAQVVRDEGIAKPILLGDKAKIMKMAEEHFVDLSDMQLVDPLLEHEDMRNQFGDLLWQKRQRRGLTQYDARKSMRDRNYFGAMMVENGMADAMISGLTRKYAQPIKPALEIINTLPGVSKVAGLYIMVTKRGPYFFADTTMNADPTAEELVDIAVLTANTVKQYNIVPRMAMLSYSNFGSAPGEAPSKAAKAVSLLHANYPGLVIDGDIQANFAINNSLLKEQFPFSTLVDKDVNTFIFPNLAAGNIAYKLMQELGGAEAIGPVLMGLNKPVHVLQLGSSVREIVNMITIAVVDAQNKK; encoded by the coding sequence ATGGCAAAATTTAGAAGAGAAGATGCGTTAGATTACCATTCACAAGGACGTCCAGGTAAAATTGAAGTTATACCAACAAAACCTTACAGCACTCAGCGAGATTTAACCTTGGCTTATTCGCCAGGCGTTGCTGAGCCTTGTTTGGAGATTGAAAAAAATCCGGAGGATGCTTATAAATACACAGCTAAGGGCAATCTCGTTGCTGTTATTTCAAATGGCACGGCTGTTCTGGGATTAGGAAATATTGGCGCTTTGGCCTCAAAACCAGTAATGGAAGGTAAAGGGCTTTTGTTCAAAATATTTGCGGATATTGATGTATTTGACATCGAAATTGACACCACAAATATTGATGAATTTGTAAATACTGTAAAAAATATTGCCCCAACTTTTGGTGGAATTAATCTTGAGGATATTAAAGCGCCTGAGTGTTTTGAAATAGAACGCCGCTTAAAAGAACTATTAGACATTCCTTTGATGCACGATGATCAGCACGGTACAGCAATTATTAGTGCGGCTGGAATGCTTAATGCTGTTGAAATTTCTGGAAAGAAGATGTCAAGCATCAAGGTGGTTATTAATGGCGCCGGCGCTTCGGCTAACTCCTGCGCGAAAATGTATATAGCTGTGGGTGTAAAAAAAGAAAACATATTAATGCTGGATAGTAAGGGAGTTCTTCATAAAGGACGTAAGGACTTAGATCAATACAAGTCTTTTTTTGCCGCTGAAAAAACTGATAAAAATACCTTAGAGGAAGCAATAAAAGGAGCTGACGTATTCGTTGGACTATCTAAAGGAAATATTCTTAATCAAGACATGGTGCGTAGTATGAATAAAAACTGCGTTGTATTTGCATTGGCAAATCCAACACCGGAAATTTCATATGAAGAAGCCATCGCTGCGCGAAAAGATATTATTGTTGCAACTGGTAGAAGTGATAATCCAAACCAGGTAAACAATGTTTTAGGATTCCCATTTATTTTTAGAGGTGCTATGGATGTTCGCGCTACCACCATAAACGAAGAAATGAAATTGGCTGCAACATTAGCTATTGCTGCCCTTGCGAAAGAACCTGTTCCAGATTATGTTAATTTGGCCTATGGCTCAAAAAATTTAAGTTTTGGAGCTGATTATATTATTCCAAAACCAATTGATAACCGACTTATTAGCGCTGTTTCTTCAGCAGTAGCAAAAGCTGCTATAGAAAGTGGTGTTGCTAAATTGAAAATCACAGATTGGGATGCGTACCGTTTAGAGCTTGAAAATCGTTTAGGAAAAGACAATAAACTGATGCGGAGTCTTGCTGATAAAGCTAAGAGCAATCCAAAACGCATTGTATTTTCTGAGGCAGATAATTATAAAATTCTAAAAGCAGCGCAAGTGGTACGTGACGAAGGTATTGCAAAACCAATACTTCTGGGCGATAAAGCGAAGATTATGAAAATGGCGGAAGAGCATTTTGTTGATCTTTCAGACATGCAACTTGTTGACCCCTTGCTTGAACATGAAGATATGCGTAACCAGTTTGGTGATCTTTTATGGCAAAAACGCCAGCGTCGCGGGTTAACCCAATACGATGCACGTAAATCAATGCGCGACAGAAATTATTTTGGTGCCATGATGGTGGAGAATGGAATGGCAGATGCTATGATTAGTGGCCTTACGCGTAAATATGCGCAACCAATAAAACCTGCTTTAGAAATTATTAATACGCTTCCTGGCGTAAGTAAAGTAGCAGGTCTTTATATCATGGTTACTAAACGCGGTCCGTACTTTTTTGCAGACACTACCATGAACGCAGATCCTACAGCTGAAGAGCTGGTAGATATTGCTGTATTAACTGCCAACACGGTTAAGCAATACAACATTGTTCCACGCATGGCTATGCTTTCTTATTCTAATTTTGGTTCTGCACCAGGAGAAGCACCTAGTAAGGCAGCCAAAGCGGTTAGTTTATTGCATGCCAATTATCCGGGCTTAGTGATCGATGGCGATATTCAAGCAAATTTTGCAATTAATAATAGTTTATTAAAAGAACAGTTTCCTTTTAGCACGCTTGTAGATAAAGATGTAAACACATTTATTTTCCCAAATTTAGCGGCAGGCAACATCGCCTATAAACTTATGCAGGAATTGGGTGGCGCTGAGGCTATCGGTCCCGTTTTAATGGGATTAAACAAACCTGTTCACGTGCTACAACTTGGTAGTAGCGTTAGAGAAATAGTAAATATGATAACTATTGCGGTAGTTGATGCACAAAACAAAAAGTAG